In a genomic window of Brassica rapa cultivar Chiifu-401-42 chromosome A10, CAAS_Brap_v3.01, whole genome shotgun sequence:
- the LOC103844245 gene encoding auxin-responsive protein IAA12 isoform X3 gives MRGGGSEFETGKSNLLPAESELELGLGLSIGGGAWRERGRILTAKDFPSVGSKRAADQSSSHQGQGASPPRSSQIVGWPPIGSHRMNKVNNQAPMKAAKEEEEEEEGKKKNDETKDVSVQGLGYVKVNMDGVGIGRKVDIRAHSSYENLAQTLEEMFFGMSGSTTSREKVKPLRLLDGSSEFVLTYEDKDGDWMLVGDVPWRMFVTSVKRLRIMGTSEANGLAAPRHQEQKERQRQ, from the exons ATGCGTGGTGGTGGGTCAGAGTTTGAGACGGGGAAGAGTAACCTTCTTCCGGCTGAGAGTGAGCTGGAGCTGGGATTAGGGCTCAGCATCGGCGGTGGCGCGTGGAGAGAGCGTGGGAGGATTCTAACGGCTAAGGACTTTCCTTCTGTTGGGTCTAAACGAGCTGCTGATCAGTCTTCCTCTCACCAAGGACAAGGAGCTTCTCCTCCTCGCTCAAG TCAGATAGTGGGATGGCCACCGATTGGGTCACACAGGATGAACAAGGTGAACAACCAAGCTCCTATGAAGGcggccaaagaagaagaagaagaagaagaggggaagaagaagaatgatgAGACTAAAGATGTCTCAGTTCAGGGTTTAGGGTATGTGAAAGTGAATATGGATGGAGTTGGTATAGGCAGAAAAGTGGATATAAGAGCTCATTCTTCTTATGAAAACTTGGCTCAGACGCTGGAGGAGATGTTCTTCGGAATGTCAG GTTCTACTACTTCTCGGGAAAAGGTGAAACCTTTGAGGCTTTTAGATGGTTCATCAGAGTTTGTACTGACTTATGAGGATAAGGATGGAGATTGGATGCTTGTGGGCGATGTTCCTTGGAG AATGTTTGTCACTTCGGTGAAAAGGCTTCGGATCATGGGAACCTCTGAAGCTAATGGACTTG CAGCTCCAAGACATCAAGAACAGAAGGAGAGACAAAGACAATGA
- the LOC103844245 gene encoding auxin-responsive protein IAA12 isoform X2 has protein sequence MRGGGSEFETGKSNLLPAESELELGLGLSIGGGAWRERGRILTAKDFPSVGSKRAADQSSSHQGQGASPPRSSSQIVGWPPIGSHRMNKVNNQAPMKAAKEEEEEEEGKKKNDETKDVSVQGLGYVKVNMDGVGIGRKVDIRAHSSYENLAQTLEEMFFGMSGSTTSREKVKPLRLLDGSSEFVLTYEDKDGDWMLVGDVPWRMFVTSVKRLRIMGTSEANGLAPRHQEQKERQRQ, from the exons ATGCGTGGTGGTGGGTCAGAGTTTGAGACGGGGAAGAGTAACCTTCTTCCGGCTGAGAGTGAGCTGGAGCTGGGATTAGGGCTCAGCATCGGCGGTGGCGCGTGGAGAGAGCGTGGGAGGATTCTAACGGCTAAGGACTTTCCTTCTGTTGGGTCTAAACGAGCTGCTGATCAGTCTTCCTCTCACCAAGGACAAGGAGCTTCTCCTCCTCGCTCAAG CAGTCAGATAGTGGGATGGCCACCGATTGGGTCACACAGGATGAACAAGGTGAACAACCAAGCTCCTATGAAGGcggccaaagaagaagaagaagaagaagaggggaagaagaagaatgatgAGACTAAAGATGTCTCAGTTCAGGGTTTAGGGTATGTGAAAGTGAATATGGATGGAGTTGGTATAGGCAGAAAAGTGGATATAAGAGCTCATTCTTCTTATGAAAACTTGGCTCAGACGCTGGAGGAGATGTTCTTCGGAATGTCAG GTTCTACTACTTCTCGGGAAAAGGTGAAACCTTTGAGGCTTTTAGATGGTTCATCAGAGTTTGTACTGACTTATGAGGATAAGGATGGAGATTGGATGCTTGTGGGCGATGTTCCTTGGAG AATGTTTGTCACTTCGGTGAAAAGGCTTCGGATCATGGGAACCTCTGAAGCTAATGGACTTG CTCCAAGACATCAAGAACAGAAGGAGAGACAAAGACAATGA
- the LOC103844451 gene encoding uncharacterized protein LOC103844451: MDKVLMELSLDEEEAPFEMPDLLEFCSTERNRRSLIGRLLNPPCQNMASLIYDMPRKWQKFDRVRGIALSKERFQFIFQNEYDLEDVLSKGIHTYNEWSLAIERWVEQPPPDYLQFVLLWVQISNIPVNYYTSEAFTAFGDLVGKVVTVAFDPDKPHSREYVRAQIIFNVANPPRKSKIFNLKKVVLWRFPTSMKGFRKDIIIVKE, from the coding sequence ATGGATAAAGTGCTGATGGAGCTGTCCTTAGATGAAGAGGAAGCTCCTTTTGAGATGCCAGATTTACTAGAATTCTGTTCAACagaaagaaacagaagaagcttgattggaagATTGCTCAATCCGCCTTGTCAGAATATGGCTAGCTTAATATATGATATGCCAAGGAAGTGGCAGAAATTTGATCGTGTAAGAGGAATTGCGCTCTCCAAAGAACGGTTTCAgtttatttttcaaaacgaATATGATTTGGAGGATGTGCTGAGTAAGGGTATTCATACTTACAACGAATGGTCTTTAGCGATAGAGAGATGGGTTGAACAACCTCCTCCAGACTATCTTCAATTTGTTCTGCTGTGGGTCCAGATCAGTAATATCCCGGTTAATTACTACACATCGGAGGCGTTCACAGCTTTTGGAGATTTGGTGGGGAAAGTTGTTACTGTGGCTTTTGATCCTGACAAGCCGCATAGTCGAGAATATGTTCGAGCTCAGATTATATTCAACGTAGCAAATCCCCCGAGGAAATCCAAAATATTCAATTTGAAAAAGGTGGTTCTGTGGAGATTTCCTACTTCTATGAAAGGGTTCAGAAAAGATATTATCATTGTCAAAGAATGA
- the LOC103844247 gene encoding plasmodesmata-located protein 2 → MGLSISLLFLMSLLFSDLNVIQSATTEYTTLIYKGCAKQQFSDPSGLYSQALSAMFGSLVTQSTKTRFYKTTTGTSQTTITGLFQCRGDLTNHDCYNCVSRLPVLSDKLCGKTIASRVQLSGCYLLYEVAGFSQISGMEMLFKTCGKNNIAGTGFEERRDTAFGVMQNGVVSGHGFYATTYESVYVLGQCEGDVGDSDCSGCVKNALEKAQVECGSAISGQIYLHKCFIAYSYYPNGVPRRSSSSSSSSGSGGSSSSDPSSSTGATGKTVAIIVGGAAGVGFLVICLLFAKNLMKKKHDDY, encoded by the exons ATGGGTCTTTCAATCTCTTTACTCTTCTTGATGAGTCTACTCTTTTCAGATCTCAACGTCATACAATCAGCAACAACAGAATACACAACCTTAATCTACAAAGGATGCGCGAAACAGCAGTTCTCAGATCCGTCCGGTCTATACTCGCAAGCTCTCTCTGCTATGTTCGGCTCATTGGTCACTCAGTCCACTAAAACAAGATTCTACAAGACTACCACCGGAACGAGCCAAACCACAATCACTGGTCTCTTCCAGTGTAGAGGAGATTTAACCAACCACGACTGTTACAACTGTGTCAGCCGCCTTCCCGTTCTCTCCGACAAGCTCTGCGGCAAAACCATTGCCTCGAGAGTTCAGCTCTCCGGGTGTTATCTCCTCTATGAAGTCGCTGGCTTTTCTCAAATCTCAG GGATGGAGATGCTGTTCAAGACGTGTGGGAAGAACAACATCGCCGGAACAGGGTTCGAGGAGAGGAGGGACACGGCGTTCGGGGTGATGCAAAACGGCGTCGTTTCGGGGCACGGGTTCTACGCGACCACCTACGAATCTGTCTACGTGTTAGGACAATGCGAAGGCGATGTCGGAGATTCAGACTGCAGCGGGTGCGTCAAGAACGCTCTGGAGAAAGCTCAGGTGGAGTGTGGAAGCGCGATCTCCGGTCAGATTTATCTCCATAAGTGCTTTATAGCTTATAGCTATTACCCGAATGGTGTCCCTAggagatcttcttcttcttcatcctcgtCTGGCTCTGGTGGTTCTTCGAGTTCAGATCCTTCGTCTTCTACAG GAGCAACTGGGAAGACGGTGGCAATAATAGTGGGAGGAGCTGCTGGTGTTGGCTTTCTTGTCATTTGCTTGCTTTTTGCCAAAaacttgatgaagaagaaacatGACG ACTATTGA
- the LOC103844245 gene encoding auxin-responsive protein IAA12 isoform X1 — MRGGGSEFETGKSNLLPAESELELGLGLSIGGGAWRERGRILTAKDFPSVGSKRAADQSSSHQGQGASPPRSSSQIVGWPPIGSHRMNKVNNQAPMKAAKEEEEEEEGKKKNDETKDVSVQGLGYVKVNMDGVGIGRKVDIRAHSSYENLAQTLEEMFFGMSGSTTSREKVKPLRLLDGSSEFVLTYEDKDGDWMLVGDVPWRMFVTSVKRLRIMGTSEANGLAAPRHQEQKERQRQ; from the exons ATGCGTGGTGGTGGGTCAGAGTTTGAGACGGGGAAGAGTAACCTTCTTCCGGCTGAGAGTGAGCTGGAGCTGGGATTAGGGCTCAGCATCGGCGGTGGCGCGTGGAGAGAGCGTGGGAGGATTCTAACGGCTAAGGACTTTCCTTCTGTTGGGTCTAAACGAGCTGCTGATCAGTCTTCCTCTCACCAAGGACAAGGAGCTTCTCCTCCTCGCTCAAG CAGTCAGATAGTGGGATGGCCACCGATTGGGTCACACAGGATGAACAAGGTGAACAACCAAGCTCCTATGAAGGcggccaaagaagaagaagaagaagaagaggggaagaagaagaatgatgAGACTAAAGATGTCTCAGTTCAGGGTTTAGGGTATGTGAAAGTGAATATGGATGGAGTTGGTATAGGCAGAAAAGTGGATATAAGAGCTCATTCTTCTTATGAAAACTTGGCTCAGACGCTGGAGGAGATGTTCTTCGGAATGTCAG GTTCTACTACTTCTCGGGAAAAGGTGAAACCTTTGAGGCTTTTAGATGGTTCATCAGAGTTTGTACTGACTTATGAGGATAAGGATGGAGATTGGATGCTTGTGGGCGATGTTCCTTGGAG AATGTTTGTCACTTCGGTGAAAAGGCTTCGGATCATGGGAACCTCTGAAGCTAATGGACTTG CAGCTCCAAGACATCAAGAACAGAAGGAGAGACAAAGACAATGA
- the LOC103844246 gene encoding uncharacterized protein LOC103844246, translating into MLKSEPSLSIYCESGLNPEDTATGTDENLDRTVSIGDSVEADFSFAKHSSSSIDALSIKEEDEIERPPSPPMHLAAGLGIDKFDLYGGEIKFDLPSLDDERCGDYYKRMLEEYPLHPLLLRNYANFLEYKGDFSGAEEYYHKCTVVEPSDGVALANYGRLVMKLHQDEAKALSYFERAVQASPEDSNVLGAYASFLWEINDEDDDEVDDDAFGDRTRQGKEDFEPEAGEKRSSRLSETEDGETLCRYAKAFWSINGDKEKALFYFEKAVEASPNDSIILGEYARFLWEIEE; encoded by the exons ATGCTCAAGAGCGAGCCATCTCTCTCAATCTACTGCGAATCTGGGCTCAATCCAGAAGACACGGCGACTGGAACCGATGAGAATTTGGATAGAACGGTCTCGATTGGCGACTCGGTTGAAGCCGACTTCAGCTTTGCTAAGCACAGCAGCAGCAGCATCGATGCCTTGTCGATCAAGGAAGAGGATGAGATTGAGCGACCACCGAGTCCTCCTATGCATTTAGCTGCAGGGCTTGGGATTGACAAGTTCGATCTGTATGGTGGTGAGATCAAATTCGATTTGCCGAGTTTGGATGATGAGAGGTGTGGTGATTACTACAAGAGGATGCTCGAGGAGTATCCGTTGCATCCTTTGCTTCTCAGAAACTATGCTAACTTCTTGGAG TACAAAGGAGATTTTAGTGGAGCAGAAGAGTATTATCACAAGTGTACTGTGGTTGAGCCTAGTGATGGGGTAGCTTTAGCTAACTATGGTAGATTGGTGATGAAGCTTCACCAGGATGAAGCTAAAGCGTTGAGCTACTTTGAACGCGCTGTTCAAGCATCTCCTGAGGATAG CAATGTTCTTGGAGCATATGCTAGTTTTCTCTGGGAGATAAATGATGAGGATGACGATGAGGTTGATGACGACGCTTTTGGAGACAGAACTCGCCAAGGAAAAGAAGACTTTGAG CCTGAGGCAGGGGAAAAACGCAGCTCGAGGTTGTCTGAAACAGAAGATGGAGAAACACTATGCAGATACGCAAAAGCGTTTTGGAGTATTAATGGTGACAAGGAGAAGGCCTTGTTCTATTTCGAGAAGGCCGTTGAAGCCTCTCCAAATGACAG CATTATACTTGGAGAGTACGCTAGGTTCCTATGGGAAATAGAAGAATGA
- the LOC103844244 gene encoding uncharacterized protein LOC103844244, which yields MDHHHNHNQWRMRLLSFKNATIALTLVNLLIFLFLLQGFFTSSSRRPVSAQLRYVKEAEEIRLKMQPLELIKRVREIEQESSAGQETEQEKDVKQNTAVDLSKRLKDFRSLNDASSLKALEEWRKRKMERARQRDLEKTGGLSSSKTS from the exons ATGgatcatcatcataatcataatcaatgGCGAATGAGATTATTATCTTTCAAGAACGCCACAATTGCTCTCACGCTCGTCAACCTtctcatcttcctcttcctccttcAGGGCTTTTTCACTTCCTCCTCTCGCCGACCCGTTTCAG CTCAGCTTCGGTATGTGAAGGAAGCCGAAGAGATTAGACTCAAGATGCAACCTTTAGAGCTTATCAAAAGA GTCCGAGAAATTGAACAAGAGTCATCTGCTGGACAAGAGACAGAGCAGGAGAAGGATGTGAAGCAGAACACTGCCGTTGATCTCTCTAAACGCCTCAAAGATTTCCGCTCCCTTAACGATGCTTCAAGCTTGAAAG CTTTGGAAGAATGGCGAAAGCGAAAAATGGAACGAGCAAGACAACGTGATCTTGAGAAAACCGGAGGACTTTCTTCATCCAAAACATCATAA
- the LOC103844245 gene encoding auxin-responsive protein IAA12 isoform X5, whose translation MRGGGSEFETGKSNLLPAESELELGLGLSIGGGAWRVPSVGSKRAADQSSSHQGQGASPPRSSQIVGWPPIGSHRMNKVNNQAPMKAAKEEEEEEEGKKKNDETKDVSVQGLGYVKVNMDGVGIGRKVDIRAHSSYENLAQTLEEMFFGMSGSTTSREKVKPLRLLDGSSEFVLTYEDKDGDWMLVGDVPWRMFVTSVKRLRIMGTSEANGLAAPRHQEQKERQRQ comes from the exons ATGCGTGGTGGTGGGTCAGAGTTTGAGACGGGGAAGAGTAACCTTCTTCCGGCTGAGAGTGAGCTGGAGCTGGGATTAGGGCTCAGCATCGGCGGTGGCGCGTGGAGAG TTCCTTCTGTTGGGTCTAAACGAGCTGCTGATCAGTCTTCCTCTCACCAAGGACAAGGAGCTTCTCCTCCTCGCTCAAG TCAGATAGTGGGATGGCCACCGATTGGGTCACACAGGATGAACAAGGTGAACAACCAAGCTCCTATGAAGGcggccaaagaagaagaagaagaagaagaggggaagaagaagaatgatgAGACTAAAGATGTCTCAGTTCAGGGTTTAGGGTATGTGAAAGTGAATATGGATGGAGTTGGTATAGGCAGAAAAGTGGATATAAGAGCTCATTCTTCTTATGAAAACTTGGCTCAGACGCTGGAGGAGATGTTCTTCGGAATGTCAG GTTCTACTACTTCTCGGGAAAAGGTGAAACCTTTGAGGCTTTTAGATGGTTCATCAGAGTTTGTACTGACTTATGAGGATAAGGATGGAGATTGGATGCTTGTGGGCGATGTTCCTTGGAG AATGTTTGTCACTTCGGTGAAAAGGCTTCGGATCATGGGAACCTCTGAAGCTAATGGACTTG CAGCTCCAAGACATCAAGAACAGAAGGAGAGACAAAGACAATGA
- the LOC103844245 gene encoding auxin-responsive protein IAA12 isoform X4, with product MRGGGSEFETGKSNLLPAESELELGLGLSIGGGAWRERGRILTAKDFPSVGSKRAADQSSSHQGQGASPPRSSQIVGWPPIGSHRMNKVNNQAPMKAAKEEEEEEEGKKKNDETKDVSVQGLGYVKVNMDGVGIGRKVDIRAHSSYENLAQTLEEMFFGMSGSTTSREKVKPLRLLDGSSEFVLTYEDKDGDWMLVGDVPWRMFVTSVKRLRIMGTSEANGLAPRHQEQKERQRQ from the exons ATGCGTGGTGGTGGGTCAGAGTTTGAGACGGGGAAGAGTAACCTTCTTCCGGCTGAGAGTGAGCTGGAGCTGGGATTAGGGCTCAGCATCGGCGGTGGCGCGTGGAGAGAGCGTGGGAGGATTCTAACGGCTAAGGACTTTCCTTCTGTTGGGTCTAAACGAGCTGCTGATCAGTCTTCCTCTCACCAAGGACAAGGAGCTTCTCCTCCTCGCTCAAG TCAGATAGTGGGATGGCCACCGATTGGGTCACACAGGATGAACAAGGTGAACAACCAAGCTCCTATGAAGGcggccaaagaagaagaagaagaagaagaggggaagaagaagaatgatgAGACTAAAGATGTCTCAGTTCAGGGTTTAGGGTATGTGAAAGTGAATATGGATGGAGTTGGTATAGGCAGAAAAGTGGATATAAGAGCTCATTCTTCTTATGAAAACTTGGCTCAGACGCTGGAGGAGATGTTCTTCGGAATGTCAG GTTCTACTACTTCTCGGGAAAAGGTGAAACCTTTGAGGCTTTTAGATGGTTCATCAGAGTTTGTACTGACTTATGAGGATAAGGATGGAGATTGGATGCTTGTGGGCGATGTTCCTTGGAG AATGTTTGTCACTTCGGTGAAAAGGCTTCGGATCATGGGAACCTCTGAAGCTAATGGACTTG CTCCAAGACATCAAGAACAGAAGGAGAGACAAAGACAATGA
- the LOC103844449 gene encoding uncharacterized protein LOC103844449 encodes MSMMFPSFQLLELNIISAQDLAPVSRKMKTYAVAWVHSERKLTTRVDYNAGTNPTWNDKFVFRVDEEFLYADTSAVVIEIYALHWFRDVHVGTVRVLISNLIPPSRRPGYRTSNNEYHRTPPQGMRFVALQVRRASGRPQGILNIGVGVLDGSMRSMPLYTHMDSSAVGYRDLLGEEDRHLQHLHLNSNKGSSKNPQSPSSRQFQSVVSRPELRRTKSDTSSMVVSDLLSRVERSRLAKQPISALVSSEEFETEPTTTDTDATEIKENGPTKIMRQIYKPDPAPRESHDVSYHHSSRKTPRRVTMNEKHRPIKARASPYLSRHGTPLRSNIVASSPMRRNEVRSTPMRSKIIAMSPMHPNMTSMQTPLRSNMTPMQTPLRSNMTPMQTPMRSNMTPMQTPMRSHMTPMQTPMRSNVLKSTPMRPNYMSTPMRTSNLAGRRILTDSELGPSPSEIAEQLAKNRSHANDTESSILSEWSIDETSVEGLRSKLERWRTELPPLYDIGSSQVSSTEYDGSTIVPAGGRSSRRKTPAVKKHSRRHTEGGNGLFSCFSKICGVECSFACGGGGGGSVDHDESRKGGDGRVHRTYSADDLSSL; translated from the coding sequence ATGTCGATGATGTTCCCATCATTCCAACTGCTAGAGCTGAACATAATCTCAGCTCAGGACTTGGCTCCTGTCTCCCGAAAAATGAAGACATACGCGGTCGCATGGGTTCACTCCGAACGTAAACTCACCACACGCGTTGACTACAACGCCGGAACAAACCCAACATGGAACGACAAATTCGTATTCAGAGTCGACGAAGAGTTTCTCTACGCCGACACTTCCGCCGTAGTCATCGAAATCTACGCATTGCATTGGTTCCGAGACGTTCACGTAGGCACGGTCCGTGTCCTCATCAGCAACCTCATCCCACCTAGTCGTCGTCCAGGGTACAGAACCAGCAACAACGAGTACCATCGCACACCACCTCAGGGAATGAGATTCGTTGCGCTTCAGGTTCGTCGTGCCTCGGGACGTCCTCAGGGGATATTAAACATTGGTGTTGGAGTGCTTGATGGTTCCATGAGAAGCATGCCGCTTTACACGCATATGGATTCCTCTGCTGTGGGGTACAGAGATCTTCTCGGTGAAGAGGATCGTCATCTACAGCATTTGCATTTGAACAGTAACAAAGGAAGCTCCAAGAATCCACAATCTCCGTCTTCGAGACAGTTTCAATCTGTTGTCTCAAGACCAGAGCTCCGTCGTACAAAGAGTGATACAAGCTCAATGGTTGTCTCTGATCTTCTAAGCAGAGTTGAACGTAGTCGGCTAGCTAAACAGCCGATAAGCGCATTAGTAAGCAGTGAAGAATTTGAAACTGAACCAACCACTACGGATACTGATGCCACGGAGATAAAAGAGAATGGACCTACTAAAATCATGAGGCAAATATACAAACCAGATCCAGCACCAAGGGAGAGTCATGACGTGTCATACCATCATTCGTCACGTAAAACACCTAGAAGAGTTACAATGAACGAGAAACATAGACCGATTAAGGCTCGAGCTTCACCGTACTTGTCAAGACATGGAACGCCGTTGAGATCTAACATCGTCGCATCTTCTCCTATGCGACGTAACGAAGTTAGGTCAACACCGATGAGATCTAAAATTATCGCCATGTCTCCCATGCATCCCAACATGACTTCCATGCAGACTCCGTTGCGTTCCAACATGACACCCATGCAGACTCCGTTGCGCTCCAACATGACGCCCATGCAGACTCCTATGCGTTCCAACATGACGCCCATGCAGACTCCTATGCGTTCCCACATGACTCCCATGCAGACTCCGATGCGTTCCAACGTGCTTAAATCGACTCCAATGAGACCAAACTACATGTCTACACCGATGAGGACATCGAACTTAGCTGGGAGGAGAATCTTAACCGATTCGGAGTTAGGTCCATCACCATCAGAAATCGCTGAGCAACTAGCTAAAAATAGGTCTCACGCTAACGACACGGAAAGCTCTATACTCAGCGAGTGGAGCATCGACGAAACTAGCGTCGAAGGACTACGTTCGAAACTCGAGAGGTGGCGTACGGAGCTGCCACCATTGTATGATATAGGATCAAGCCAAGTAAGCAGCACTGAATACGACGGCTCGACAATCGTCCCAGCTGGGGGAAGAAGTTCAAGAAGGAAAACTCCAGCGGTGAAGAAGCATAGTCGTAGGCATACAGAGGGAGGTAATGGTCTTTTCTCGTGTTTTAGTAAGATTTGCGGCGTGGAATGCAGTTTTGCatgcggtggtggtggtggcggctCGGTGGATCATGATGAGTCGAGGAAAGGCGGGGATGGCCGCGTGCATCGCACGTACTCTGCTGATGATTTGAGCTCTTTGTGA
- the LOC103844243 gene encoding membrane protein PM19L codes for MATVGRNIAAPLLFLNLIMYLIVLGFASWCLNRYINGQTNHPSFGGNGATPFFLTFSILAAVIGIASKLAGANHTRFWRNDSLAAAGSSSIVAWAVTALAMGLACKQINIGGWRGWRLRIIEAFIIILTFTQLLYVLLIHAGVFSSKYGPGYRDRDYATGQGHGHVPGTHAGEHKAGVGTTTMAV; via the exons ATGGCGACTGTGGGAAGAAACATTGCGGCACCATTACTGTTCTTGAATCTGATCATGTACCTTATTGTGCTTGGTTTCGCAAGTTGGTGTCTCAACAGATACATCAACGGTCAAACTAACCACCCAA GCTTTGGAGGCAATGGAGCAACACCCTTCTTCTTGACGTTTTCGATTTTAGCCGCCGTTATAGGCATAGCGTCGAAGCTGGCTGGAGCTAACCATACCAGGTTCTGGAGGAACGATAGTCTTGCGGCCGCAGGATCTTCCTCTATAGTTGCATGGGCCGTCACCGCTCTTGCCATGgg GTTGGCATGCAAGCAAATAAACATAGGAGGATGGAGAGGGTGGAGGTTGAGGATTATTGAAGCCTTCATCATAATCCTAACGTTCACGCAGTTGCTTTACGTCTTGTTGATCCATGCTGGTGTATTCAGCAGCAAGTACGGTCCTGGATATAGAGATCGTGACTACGCTACAGGTCAAGGTCATGGTCACGTGCCAGGCACTCATGCAGGCGAGCACAAAGCTGGTGTTGGAACCACCACTATGGCCGTTTAG